One part of the Chiroxiphia lanceolata isolate bChiLan1 chromosome 14, bChiLan1.pri, whole genome shotgun sequence genome encodes these proteins:
- the MSN gene encoding moesin isoform X2: MDAELEFAIQPNTTGKQLFDQVVKTIGLREVWFFGLQYQDTKGFSTWLKLNKKVTAQDVRKESPLLFKFRAKFYPEDVAEELIQDITQRLFFLQVKEAILNDDIYCPPETAVLLASYAVQSKYGDFNKEVHKSGYLASDKLLPQRVLEQHKLNKDQWEERIQVWHEEHRGMIREDAVLEYLKIAQDLEMYGVNYFSIKNKKGSELWLGVDALGLNIYEQNDRLTPKIGFPWSEIRNISFNDKKFVIKPIDKKAPDFVFYAPRLRINKRILALCMGNHELYMRRRKPDTIEVQQMKAQAREEKHQKQMERALLENEKKKRELAEKEKEKIEREKEELMERLKQIEEQTKKAQQELEEQTRRAMELEQERKRALEEAEKLAKERREAEEAKEALLKASHDQQKTQEQLAAEMAELTARITQLELARQKKESEAQEWQQKAQMVQEDLEKTKEELKTAMSTPHVTEPMHSENEHDDEQDENAAEASAELRSEATIKDRSEEERTTEAEKNERVQKHLKALSSELANARDETKKTANDMIHAENMRLGRDKYKTLRQIRQGNTKQRIDEFESM, encoded by the exons GTTGTCAAGACAATTGGTCTGCGAGAGGTCTGGTTTTTTGGACTTCAATATCAAGACACCAAGGGCTTCTCAACATGGCTGAAATTGAACAAAAAG GTAACAGCACAGGATGTACGCAAAGAAAGCCCCTTGCTTTTCAAATTCCGTGCTAAGTTCTACCCAGAAGATGTGGCAGAGGAGCTGATTCAGGACATCACACAGCgccttttcttcctccaagtGAAGGAGGCAATTCTGAATGATGACATTTATTGTCCTCCAGAAACAGCCGTTCTTCTGGCTTCTTATGCCGTCCAGTCCAAATATGGAGACTTCAACAAAGAGGTGCACAAGTCCGGCTACCTTGCTAGTGACAAACTGCTCCCACAGAG GGTTTTGGAGCAGCACAAGCTTAACAAGGACCAGTGGGAGGAGAGGATCCAGGTGTGGCATGAGGAACATCGAGGAATGATTAG AGAAGATGCTGTCTTGGAGTACTTGAAAATTGCACAGGATCTGGAAATGTATGGTGTGAACTACTTCAGCATTAAGAACAAGAAGGGCTCTGAACTCTGGCTAGGTGTAGATGCTCTTGGACTAAACATTTATGAGCAGAATGATAG GCTAACACCAAAAATTGGCTTCCCTTGGAGTGAGATCCGAAATATCTCATTCAATGACAAGAAATTTGTTATCAAACCTATTGACAAGAAAGCACCA GACTTTGTATTCTATGCCCCTCGGTTACGGATTAACAAACGAATCTTGGCCCTTTGCATGGGGAACCATGAGCTCTACATGCGCAGACGTAAACCAGACACCATTGAGGTGCAGCAGATGAAAGCACAGGCTCGGGAAGAGAAACATCAGAAACAGATGGAGAG AGCCCTGCTGGAGAatgagaagaagaagagggagttggcagaaaaggagaaggagaagattGAACGTGAGAAGGAGGAGCTAATGGAGAGACTCAAGCAAATTGAGGAGCAAACCAAGAAAGCTCAGCAAG AACTGGAAGAACAGACCCGCAGAGCTATGGAGCTGGAACAGGAGAGAAAACGAGCTctggaggaagcagagaaacTGGCTAAAGAACgcagagaagcagaagaggcAAAGGAGGCCCTATTGAAAGCATCCCATGATCAACAAAAGACCCAGGAACAGCTG GCTGCTGAGATGGCAGAACTCACAGCTAGGATCACACAGCTAGAGCTGGCCAGGCAGAAGAAAGAGAGTGAGGCCCAGGAGTGGCAGCAGAAG GCACAGATGGTGCAGGAGGACCTAGAGAAGACCAAAGAGGAGTTGAAGACTGCCATGAGCACCCCTCATGTCACTGAACCCATGCACTCTGAGAATGAGCACGATGATGAGCAGGATGAGAACGCAGCAGAGGCCAGCGCTGAGTTGCGGTCAGAGGCCACCATCAAGGACCGCAGTGAGGAGGAGCGCACCACTGAAGCAGAGAAGAACGAGCGGGTCCAGAAACACTTGAAG GCTCTCTCCTCGGAGCTGGCAAATGCTCGGGATGAAACCAAGAAGACGGCAAATGACATGATCCATGCTGAGAACATGCGTCTGGGCCGAGACAAGTACAAGACCCTCCGTCAGATTCGTCAGGGTAACACCAAGCAGCGCATTGATGAGTTCGAGTCCATGTAA
- the MSN gene encoding moesin isoform X1 encodes MPKTISVRVTTMDAELEFAIQPNTTGKQLFDQVVKTIGLREVWFFGLQYQDTKGFSTWLKLNKKVTAQDVRKESPLLFKFRAKFYPEDVAEELIQDITQRLFFLQVKEAILNDDIYCPPETAVLLASYAVQSKYGDFNKEVHKSGYLASDKLLPQRVLEQHKLNKDQWEERIQVWHEEHRGMIREDAVLEYLKIAQDLEMYGVNYFSIKNKKGSELWLGVDALGLNIYEQNDRLTPKIGFPWSEIRNISFNDKKFVIKPIDKKAPDFVFYAPRLRINKRILALCMGNHELYMRRRKPDTIEVQQMKAQAREEKHQKQMERALLENEKKKRELAEKEKEKIEREKEELMERLKQIEEQTKKAQQELEEQTRRAMELEQERKRALEEAEKLAKERREAEEAKEALLKASHDQQKTQEQLAAEMAELTARITQLELARQKKESEAQEWQQKAQMVQEDLEKTKEELKTAMSTPHVTEPMHSENEHDDEQDENAAEASAELRSEATIKDRSEEERTTEAEKNERVQKHLKALSSELANARDETKKTANDMIHAENMRLGRDKYKTLRQIRQGNTKQRIDEFESM; translated from the exons GTTGTCAAGACAATTGGTCTGCGAGAGGTCTGGTTTTTTGGACTTCAATATCAAGACACCAAGGGCTTCTCAACATGGCTGAAATTGAACAAAAAG GTAACAGCACAGGATGTACGCAAAGAAAGCCCCTTGCTTTTCAAATTCCGTGCTAAGTTCTACCCAGAAGATGTGGCAGAGGAGCTGATTCAGGACATCACACAGCgccttttcttcctccaagtGAAGGAGGCAATTCTGAATGATGACATTTATTGTCCTCCAGAAACAGCCGTTCTTCTGGCTTCTTATGCCGTCCAGTCCAAATATGGAGACTTCAACAAAGAGGTGCACAAGTCCGGCTACCTTGCTAGTGACAAACTGCTCCCACAGAG GGTTTTGGAGCAGCACAAGCTTAACAAGGACCAGTGGGAGGAGAGGATCCAGGTGTGGCATGAGGAACATCGAGGAATGATTAG AGAAGATGCTGTCTTGGAGTACTTGAAAATTGCACAGGATCTGGAAATGTATGGTGTGAACTACTTCAGCATTAAGAACAAGAAGGGCTCTGAACTCTGGCTAGGTGTAGATGCTCTTGGACTAAACATTTATGAGCAGAATGATAG GCTAACACCAAAAATTGGCTTCCCTTGGAGTGAGATCCGAAATATCTCATTCAATGACAAGAAATTTGTTATCAAACCTATTGACAAGAAAGCACCA GACTTTGTATTCTATGCCCCTCGGTTACGGATTAACAAACGAATCTTGGCCCTTTGCATGGGGAACCATGAGCTCTACATGCGCAGACGTAAACCAGACACCATTGAGGTGCAGCAGATGAAAGCACAGGCTCGGGAAGAGAAACATCAGAAACAGATGGAGAG AGCCCTGCTGGAGAatgagaagaagaagagggagttggcagaaaaggagaaggagaagattGAACGTGAGAAGGAGGAGCTAATGGAGAGACTCAAGCAAATTGAGGAGCAAACCAAGAAAGCTCAGCAAG AACTGGAAGAACAGACCCGCAGAGCTATGGAGCTGGAACAGGAGAGAAAACGAGCTctggaggaagcagagaaacTGGCTAAAGAACgcagagaagcagaagaggcAAAGGAGGCCCTATTGAAAGCATCCCATGATCAACAAAAGACCCAGGAACAGCTG GCTGCTGAGATGGCAGAACTCACAGCTAGGATCACACAGCTAGAGCTGGCCAGGCAGAAGAAAGAGAGTGAGGCCCAGGAGTGGCAGCAGAAG GCACAGATGGTGCAGGAGGACCTAGAGAAGACCAAAGAGGAGTTGAAGACTGCCATGAGCACCCCTCATGTCACTGAACCCATGCACTCTGAGAATGAGCACGATGATGAGCAGGATGAGAACGCAGCAGAGGCCAGCGCTGAGTTGCGGTCAGAGGCCACCATCAAGGACCGCAGTGAGGAGGAGCGCACCACTGAAGCAGAGAAGAACGAGCGGGTCCAGAAACACTTGAAG GCTCTCTCCTCGGAGCTGGCAAATGCTCGGGATGAAACCAAGAAGACGGCAAATGACATGATCCATGCTGAGAACATGCGTCTGGGCCGAGACAAGTACAAGACCCTCCGTCAGATTCGTCAGGGTAACACCAAGCAGCGCATTGATGAGTTCGAGTCCATGTAA